In Prunus dulcis chromosome 1, ALMONDv2, whole genome shotgun sequence, the following are encoded in one genomic region:
- the LOC117615452 gene encoding early nodulin-75-like: protein MSPKFLLVVSLGVLLLTTCSLADHDHHKPPHKPPHKPPPLEAENSIELDGKPPKGPRPPPKHRPPTPLDNEAAVPLKDVEAPYKPPGKKPPHNPYKPPYKPPPSN from the coding sequence ATGTCTCCCAAATTCCTGCTGGTGGTGTCCCTGGGTGTGCTGCTTCTCACCACTTGTTCTCTTGCTGATCATGATCACCATAAACCTCCACATAAACCACCACACAAGCCACCTCCTTTGGAAGCAGAAAACTCCATTGAATTGGATGGCAAGCCTCCTAAGGGTCCGAGACCACCCCCAAAGCACAGGCCGCCAACACCGCTTGATAATGAGGCAGCAGTGCCATTGAAGGATGTCGAAGCCCCGTACAAGCCTCCAGGGAAGAAACCACCACATAACCCCTACAAGCCACCCTACAAACCTCCTCCATCAAACTAA